Proteins co-encoded in one Paracrocinitomix mangrovi genomic window:
- a CDS encoding M61 family metallopeptidase, producing the protein MKYTLFYTNPQTQFIPIEATFDVKNEKEVELQFPVWRPGRYERTDFAKNIHGFHVLNDAGKKIEFEKTSKDTWKIACDDTKSIKVCYKYYAAELNAGSTFMDDTQLYVNPVNCLVYLKDQINESCELTLEIPDNFEIACGQTFEEKKAVFTNYHQLVDSPFIASASMEHYKFECKGVLFHLWFQGKVNIDDKVIVDIEQYTSSQIEKFDQFPVDEYHYLYQILPIKAYHGVEHQTSTVIALGPTYDLMGSLYDDFLGVSSHELYHTWNVKALRPIEMFPYDYSTENYSKLGYVAEGVTTYMGDLFLAESGVKDWDWYKVEVEKLMQTHFDNFGRFNYSVGESSFDTWLDGYVKGIPNRKVSIYNEGALLAMILDAKIRTVSNNKASMHDVMKSLYENFALQGKGYSEEDYKKTLEEFAQEDLTSFFDKFYNGTDSYESILTEALLLFGLQIKLHHNKSYAARILGAITSKEHNKTIVKRIYPGGSADLAGVMHEDEIVAVNGFKVDNDLDKWVEFFQDDQLELTVSRMGRIVQLTAPHTNKSYFPIYKLEPAKAPSNLQKRIFKKWCGTDWDEI; encoded by the coding sequence ATGAAATACACACTTTTTTATACAAATCCACAAACACAGTTCATTCCGATTGAGGCAACATTTGATGTTAAAAATGAAAAAGAAGTTGAGCTTCAATTTCCAGTTTGGAGACCGGGAAGATATGAACGAACAGATTTTGCAAAAAACATACACGGTTTTCATGTTTTAAATGATGCCGGAAAAAAAATTGAATTTGAAAAAACTTCAAAAGACACCTGGAAAATAGCATGCGACGATACCAAATCAATTAAAGTTTGTTACAAGTATTATGCGGCTGAGCTCAATGCTGGTTCTACTTTTATGGATGACACGCAATTGTATGTAAATCCTGTTAATTGTCTTGTCTATTTAAAAGATCAAATCAATGAATCATGTGAATTAACACTTGAAATTCCAGATAACTTTGAGATTGCGTGTGGTCAAACATTTGAAGAAAAAAAAGCTGTATTTACTAATTACCATCAACTGGTAGATTCACCATTTATAGCATCCGCTAGCATGGAACACTATAAGTTTGAATGTAAAGGCGTATTGTTTCACTTGTGGTTTCAAGGTAAAGTAAACATTGATGACAAGGTTATTGTAGACATAGAACAATACACTTCTTCACAAATAGAGAAATTTGATCAGTTCCCTGTTGATGAGTACCACTACCTATATCAAATTCTACCAATTAAGGCTTATCATGGAGTTGAACATCAAACGTCAACTGTAATAGCTTTAGGTCCTACATATGATTTAATGGGAAGTCTTTATGACGATTTTTTAGGAGTAAGTTCCCATGAATTGTATCACACATGGAACGTTAAAGCTTTGAGGCCTATTGAAATGTTTCCGTATGATTATTCAACTGAAAATTATAGCAAATTAGGATACGTAGCAGAGGGAGTTACCACCTATATGGGAGATTTGTTCTTAGCTGAAAGCGGAGTTAAAGATTGGGATTGGTATAAAGTAGAAGTTGAAAAACTGATGCAAACTCATTTTGACAATTTCGGTAGATTCAATTATTCGGTTGGTGAATCAAGTTTCGATACCTGGCTAGATGGCTACGTAAAAGGAATTCCGAACAGAAAAGTATCTATTTACAATGAAGGTGCCTTACTTGCAATGATATTGGACGCTAAAATTAGAACAGTAAGCAATAATAAAGCTTCAATGCATGATGTAATGAAAAGCTTGTATGAAAATTTTGCTTTACAGGGAAAAGGATATAGTGAAGAAGACTATAAAAAAACATTGGAAGAATTTGCCCAGGAAGACCTTACTTCATTCTTTGATAAATTTTACAATGGAACAGATTCTTATGAGTCAATTTTAACGGAAGCATTGCTTCTTTTTGGTCTTCAAATAAAATTACATCACAACAAGTCATATGCTGCTAGAATATTGGGCGCAATCACTTCTAAAGAACATAATAAAACGATTGTAAAACGAATATACCCCGGAGGATCAGCAGATTTAGCAGGAGTGATGCATGAAGACGAAATTGTTGCCGTGAACGGCTTTAAAGTGGATAATGACTTGGATAAATGGGTTGAATTCTTTCAAGATGATCAGTTAGAATTAACGGTTTCCAGAATGGGAAGAATTGTTCAGCTAACTGCTCCGCACACTAACAAAAGTTACTTTCCTATTTATAAATTAGAACCAGCAAAAGCACCTAGTAATTTACAAAAACGTATTTTTAAGAAATGGTGTGGAACAGATTGGGACGAAATTTAA
- a CDS encoding outer membrane beta-barrel protein, with translation MIRITILSFALTLTNLVSAQQHIGGIKLLPGVTNYWNSPDELSGSVVYDPRFTFNFGAQYIYEVGESPYGLETGLYWFDRGTVNKGITSTGGDIALHSYSLGIPVLFRYDLDHLYFSAGPSIEVKMRNKYVYKETGTVTKIGLSSDFANNIRYGIDLNVGGKLNITEKIGLFAELSFHYSHMQYSEFYKKFRGYTTYELGIGANYRF, from the coding sequence ATGATTAGAATTACTATCCTAAGTTTTGCATTGACGTTAACTAATCTCGTGAGTGCACAACAACACATTGGAGGAATTAAGCTTTTACCTGGAGTAACCAATTATTGGAATTCACCTGACGAACTCTCGGGATCTGTTGTATATGACCCTCGTTTTACTTTCAATTTTGGTGCTCAATACATCTATGAAGTTGGAGAGTCTCCTTACGGTTTAGAAACAGGTTTGTATTGGTTTGATAGAGGCACAGTGAATAAAGGAATTACTTCTACCGGCGGTGACATTGCTTTGCATAGCTACTCACTTGGAATTCCGGTTTTATTCAGATATGATTTAGATCATTTGTATTTCTCGGCAGGACCCAGCATTGAGGTAAAAATGAGAAACAAATACGTTTACAAAGAAACTGGTACAGTTACCAAAATTGGACTAAGTAGTGATTTTGCCAATAATATCAGATACGGAATTGACCTGAATGTAGGTGGTAAATTAAACATCACTGAAAAAATTGGTTTGTTTGCTGAATTAAGCTTTCATTACTCCCATATGCAGTACAGTGAATTTTATAAGAAATTTAGAGGATATACTACTTATGAATTAGGCATTGGAGCCAACTATAGGTTCTGA
- a CDS encoding DUF5689 domain-containing protein, whose protein sequence is MKKLLILSGIVLATASCKKYDTPPIEYPGEGVNVTIDSLVDIFMANGPMSIDTEMDLYGVVTMDENDGNIYKNVYLQDHTRAINVRLLNSGGIYAGDSVRIALKGCYINQYSGVMQLDSVNVDWNVVKISTQNHLDPEVVSIDQITAAKESELIKIENVQFVSWQLDETYAIADDNNPQSKDVLLEDQNGNTVVVRTSGYASFADQQVAQGSGSIICIVSHFNGEVQLYIRSYNEIDMNGARFNGLLHNKDFNDDEVNSGGWTTYDVISPTAAVWETSSAGGAPNPYVQISNYNGSGNDATDSWLISPAIDLPSGSTPSLSFDNAYNYSGPALEVHISTNYVSGDPGSATWTDLSGSAIWSGGSWVFVNSGDIDLSAYAGSTVHIAFRYQGTASTGSTWELDNILIKG, encoded by the coding sequence ATGAAAAAACTTTTGATTTTATCCGGAATTGTTTTGGCTACGGCTTCATGTAAAAAGTACGATACGCCACCTATTGAATATCCTGGAGAAGGAGTAAATGTAACTATTGACAGCCTTGTAGATATTTTCATGGCTAATGGTCCTATGAGTATAGATACAGAAATGGATTTATACGGAGTTGTGACCATGGATGAAAATGATGGAAACATTTATAAAAATGTATATCTACAAGATCATACAAGAGCTATCAATGTTAGATTATTGAACAGTGGCGGAATCTATGCTGGTGATTCAGTTAGAATTGCTTTAAAAGGATGCTACATTAATCAATACAGTGGCGTAATGCAATTAGATTCAGTTAACGTAGACTGGAATGTTGTAAAAATTTCAACTCAAAATCATTTAGATCCGGAAGTTGTATCGATTGATCAAATCACTGCTGCTAAGGAATCAGAATTGATAAAAATTGAAAATGTTCAGTTTGTAAGTTGGCAATTAGATGAAACTTATGCCATTGCAGATGACAACAATCCTCAAAGTAAAGATGTATTGTTAGAAGATCAGAACGGAAACACTGTTGTTGTAAGAACTAGTGGTTATGCAAGTTTTGCAGATCAACAAGTAGCACAAGGTAGCGGTTCAATCATTTGTATTGTAAGTCATTTTAACGGTGAAGTTCAATTGTACATCAGATCATACAATGAGATTGATATGAATGGAGCCAGATTTAATGGTTTGCTTCACAATAAAGACTTCAATGATGATGAAGTAAATTCAGGAGGATGGACTACCTATGACGTTATCTCGCCTACTGCTGCAGTATGGGAAACAAGTTCAGCAGGTGGAGCTCCAAATCCATATGTACAAATTTCAAATTATAATGGAAGCGGAAATGATGCAACAGATTCTTGGTTAATTTCGCCAGCAATTGATTTGCCTTCAGGTTCTACTCCATCATTGAGTTTTGATAATGCTTACAATTACTCAGGTCCGGCCTTGGAAGTTCATATTTCTACCAATTATGTTTCCGGTGATCCGGGATCAGCCACTTGGACAGATTTAAGCGGAAGTGCTATCTGGTCTGGAGGAAGCTGGGTATTTGTAAATTCAGGAGACATTGATTTATCGGCTTATGCAGGTTCAACAGTACATATTGCTTTTAGATACCAGGGCACGGCATCTACAGGTAGTACTTGGGAACTTGATAATATTTTAATAAAAGGTTAA
- a CDS encoding T9SS-dependent choice-of-anchor J family protein — MKKLFTLLSACTLVVTANSQTYFSDDFEGGSLTGNNAWTQVFTVGSQGTHDWYWDTFSGDNFAEINNYPDASDVWMISPVIDLSGQSATNPYLSFQNTSGNFDGPDLEVYVSSTYGGGAINMGDWTQLTGWNLSPGSGDGYTDVNSGDIDLTSVASSSTVYIAFRYQSAASSAQEYQIDNVLIQEGMTVVPTLSIYDVQYSTANPADSPEDGNTVNLHGVVTSLASGGDSGDGYFMQDADGAWNGLMIVDGTNTPNVGDSVEVTGVVEENFDMTRLVSISAFTNHGTPTVAINPVVITSAQAASMEDYESVMVTVEAAECTVDNAGFGLWTMNDGSGDLNADDDCFDNSATLGNYYDVTGIISYTYSEYKINPRTGADMVVVGNASIVTNTIDMNIYPNPADEQIVINAAPNAVVAIYNMAGQVVANGVSNKTIDVASLEAGIYQVVITVDGSQSAQKLVIK; from the coding sequence ATGAAGAAACTTTTTACACTTTTATCAGCTTGTACCTTAGTGGTAACAGCTAACTCTCAAACCTACTTCTCTGATGATTTTGAAGGAGGTTCATTAACAGGAAACAATGCCTGGACACAGGTATTCACTGTAGGTTCACAAGGAACACACGATTGGTATTGGGATACTTTCAGTGGTGATAACTTTGCTGAAATCAACAATTACCCTGATGCGTCTGATGTATGGATGATTTCTCCAGTTATTGATTTGAGCGGACAATCAGCAACTAATCCTTATTTATCTTTCCAAAACACTTCTGGAAACTTTGATGGTCCGGATTTGGAAGTATATGTTTCATCTACTTATGGTGGTGGAGCAATCAATATGGGTGATTGGACTCAATTAACAGGATGGAACTTATCTCCAGGAAGTGGTGATGGTTATACAGATGTAAACTCAGGAGATATTGATTTAACTTCTGTTGCATCTTCATCTACAGTATATATTGCTTTTAGATACCAATCAGCTGCTAGCTCGGCTCAAGAGTATCAAATTGACAATGTTTTAATTCAAGAAGGAATGACTGTTGTTCCAACTTTGTCAATTTATGATGTACAATATTCAACTGCTAATCCTGCAGATTCACCTGAAGATGGAAACACTGTAAACTTACATGGTGTTGTTACTTCATTGGCTTCTGGAGGTGATTCAGGAGACGGTTACTTTATGCAAGATGCAGATGGTGCTTGGAATGGATTGATGATCGTTGATGGAACAAACACTCCTAACGTTGGTGATAGTGTTGAAGTTACCGGTGTTGTTGAAGAGAACTTTGACATGACAAGATTAGTTTCAATCTCGGCTTTCACAAACCACGGAACTCCTACTGTAGCTATTAACCCAGTTGTTATAACTTCAGCTCAAGCTGCTTCTATGGAAGATTATGAGTCTGTAATGGTAACTGTTGAAGCTGCTGAATGTACAGTTGACAATGCCGGATTCGGTTTATGGACAATGAATGACGGTTCTGGTGACTTAAATGCTGATGATGACTGTTTTGACAACTCAGCTACTTTAGGTAACTACTATGATGTAACAGGAATTATTTCATACACTTACTCTGAGTACAAAATCAACCCTAGAACAGGTGCTGATATGGTAGTTGTTGGAAACGCTTCTATCGTAACTAATACAATTGACATGAACATCTACCCTAACCCTGCTGATGAGCAAATAGTAATTAATGCTGCTCCTAATGCAGTTGTTGCTATTTACAACATGGCTGGACAAGTAGTTGCTAATGGAGTATCAAACAAAACTATTGACGTAGCTTCATTAGAAGCTGGAATCTATCAAGTAGTAATTACTGTTGATGGATCTCAAAGCGCTCAAAAATTGGTGATCAAGTAA
- a CDS encoding adenylate/guanylate cyclase domain-containing protein, giving the protein MAEKDELQVDDILKTNRRLNEQVKELTQQNESLLETIRELEGDIKELQKKSGNGKTSVKKKGITVMYISFGGFKSIQEGESTDDLYDLLDEIYIKFDEIADKHKLERIKSIGDDYICAGGITEKRSTNPIDICLAALKMKAYLQELKAAKFTEGDGFWNVKIGIHSGNGMVEEEKSRRKKATFNLTGEVINTVPRVASLCEAGEIVISDYTYEIVKGYFSCEYTGDLPVKYRGNMGLYQLKRIKRIYSEDRKEGIKPNADFTLKYHLKEFNDIEEKVIDFLIKNLPGHLFYHDYTHTIDVVNQAELIGYGEGVSDHQILLLKTAALFHDTGHTIESNGHEEHSCTIAREWLTEYNYSEEQISEICNIIMATKMPPNPQTLLQRIICDSDLDYLGRTDFIPTSNALYKELEAIGVMNDINEWNKLQIKFLSGHQFYTATSRRLREVNKQSQIDRIQKLVVEEGE; this is encoded by the coding sequence ATGGCCGAGAAGGACGAATTACAAGTAGACGATATATTAAAAACCAATCGAAGACTCAATGAGCAGGTTAAGGAATTAACCCAGCAAAATGAGTCTTTGCTTGAGACTATTCGAGAGCTTGAAGGTGACATCAAAGAGCTTCAGAAGAAATCAGGTAATGGTAAAACCTCTGTTAAAAAGAAAGGGATTACCGTTATGTATATCTCTTTTGGGGGATTTAAATCTATTCAAGAAGGTGAATCTACTGATGATCTATATGACTTGCTTGACGAAATTTACATCAAGTTTGATGAGATTGCTGATAAGCATAAATTAGAGCGCATCAAATCTATTGGTGATGATTATATCTGCGCCGGTGGAATTACAGAGAAAAGAAGCACAAACCCTATTGATATCTGCCTGGCCGCGCTAAAGATGAAAGCGTATTTGCAAGAGTTAAAAGCTGCAAAGTTTACAGAAGGAGATGGGTTTTGGAATGTGAAGATTGGAATTCATTCCGGAAATGGAATGGTGGAAGAGGAGAAGAGTAGAAGAAAGAAAGCCACATTCAATTTAACCGGTGAAGTAATCAATACTGTACCAAGAGTAGCTTCATTATGTGAAGCAGGTGAAATAGTAATATCAGACTACACATACGAAATTGTTAAAGGATACTTTAGTTGTGAATATACAGGAGACTTGCCTGTAAAGTACCGTGGAAACATGGGCTTGTATCAATTAAAACGCATCAAAAGAATTTATTCAGAAGATCGTAAAGAAGGTATCAAACCAAACGCAGATTTTACGCTAAAATATCACCTTAAAGAATTCAATGATATTGAAGAAAAGGTGATTGATTTCTTGATTAAAAATTTACCGGGACATCTTTTCTATCACGATTATACACATACCATTGACGTGGTAAATCAAGCTGAATTAATCGGGTATGGAGAAGGAGTTTCTGACCATCAAATTTTGTTGCTTAAAACAGCAGCATTGTTCCATGATACCGGGCACACCATTGAATCAAATGGTCATGAAGAACATTCATGTACAATTGCTAGAGAATGGTTAACAGAATACAATTATTCTGAAGAGCAGATAAGTGAGATTTGTAATATTATAATGGCCACCAAAATGCCTCCAAATCCTCAGACGCTTTTACAAAGAATTATCTGTGATTCAGATTTGGATTATTTGGGAAGAACTGATTTTATTCCTACCTCTAACGCACTGTACAAAGAGTTGGAAGCAATTGGTGTAATGAATGATATCAATGAATGGAACAAGCTTCAAATTAAATTCCTTTCAGGGCATCAGTTTTACACTGCTACCTCTAGAAGATTGAGAGAAGTAAACAAGCAAAGTCAAATTGATAGAATTCAGAAACTGGTTGTGGAAGAAGGTGAATAG
- a CDS encoding AsmA family protein — translation MKFNFLKRRKFWKRLIIWLILAPILLFFTVVLIVYIKQDAIVQELISDLNEDFVGKIEIEDSHVSPFENFPYISIDLDNVKIYEDKDSNKDPIVEVEDLYVGFDIWTLLSGSYDIKLIELKKGFIHVVQDENGDLNLTKALSQQKEIEDASEEFHIHLKEIDLYDIDIYKYNEATGLMVEAFVDEATMSFQTNEEKIHAFVDSKMEMNVINSGDTSFFKHKHINTHLDIDYTKADEMLYINPSELELEHAKFNGEGMVDINDDFNVTLAIYGEKKNFDLFLAFAPEELEPVLARYENAGRIFFDAQISGPTLNGQIPFVYMTFGCEDAYFDNKVNHKKIDQLNFTGYFSNSGGNDLSNMEFALQDFTARPEAGTFKANLKVKNFESPNIEMSLDSDFDLDFLAKFINETSFENLSGKVNLHMKFHDIIDLSRPERSIEKMNEAYYSEINISNLAFRSSAFHLPLKKLDTKIIVEGNQAAIEHFDLAVGSSDLSIVGHISDLPAIIHHTDDKVISDLTIKSDTLNIRQLTKKDAKDEDFVDEVIDDLSMNFKFISSAKAFTESPNLPVGEFFIENLYAKLEHYPHTFHDFHCDFFIEDSSFKVIDFSGMIDKTDFHFNGKLLQYERWLQKHPKGDTEIEFDLTSSHLELKDLFSYKGENYVPEDYRHEELSNMKLHGDVLIHFNDGFKSADFYFDHVAAKMKMHPMKFENFNGRLHFEDEHLMIQEMSGKIGRSEFTVDLNYYLGDDESIKKRDNHFGIKAKRLDFDELFNYNKSPSQLAEKPEDHENVFNIYELPFTDMTIDLDIDDLNYHRYLFHNLHARLRTNPEHYIYVDTLKTDAAGGTIYLSGYFNGSDKEKIYFSPKMKLKGVDLDKLLFKFENFGQDHLVSENLHGKITADITGKIHMHADMIPILDDSEIHMDVLIVNGRLVNYKTLETLTPYFGDKNLDNVLFDTLQNHFDYTNGIINIPNMTINSSLGFMQIAGTQDMDMNMEYYVRVPLSLVAKAGWKGLFGKNEEEVDKDQVDEIEYLDPEKKVAFINIKIIGNIDDYQVKIGKDKRNKN, via the coding sequence ATGAAATTCAACTTTTTAAAAAGAAGAAAATTTTGGAAAAGGTTAATCATTTGGTTAATCCTAGCCCCTATTCTACTGTTCTTCACAGTTGTATTAATTGTTTACATCAAGCAAGATGCTATAGTTCAAGAGCTGATTTCAGATTTAAACGAAGATTTTGTTGGTAAAATTGAGATAGAAGATAGTCATGTATCTCCTTTTGAAAACTTCCCTTACATTTCCATTGATCTAGACAACGTTAAAATTTACGAAGACAAAGACAGCAATAAAGATCCCATAGTTGAAGTGGAAGATTTATATGTTGGATTTGATATCTGGACACTACTGTCGGGTAGTTATGATATCAAATTAATTGAACTTAAAAAAGGCTTTATCCATGTTGTTCAGGATGAAAATGGAGATTTAAATCTCACAAAAGCCCTTTCTCAGCAAAAAGAAATTGAGGATGCTTCTGAAGAATTTCACATTCACCTGAAAGAAATTGATCTATATGATATAGATATCTATAAATACAATGAAGCCACTGGTTTAATGGTAGAAGCCTTTGTAGATGAGGCCACCATGAGTTTTCAAACAAATGAAGAAAAAATCCATGCCTTTGTTGACTCAAAGATGGAAATGAATGTAATCAACTCTGGAGACACCAGCTTTTTCAAGCATAAGCATATCAATACACATCTGGATATTGATTACACAAAAGCAGATGAGATGTTATACATTAACCCTTCAGAGCTAGAATTGGAACATGCCAAATTTAATGGAGAAGGTATGGTGGATATCAATGATGATTTTAATGTCACCCTAGCCATTTATGGAGAAAAAAAGAACTTTGATCTCTTTTTAGCTTTTGCACCTGAAGAATTAGAACCTGTTTTAGCCAGATATGAAAATGCGGGTAGGATATTTTTTGATGCACAGATTTCTGGACCTACACTAAATGGTCAAATTCCTTTTGTTTATATGACATTTGGTTGTGAGGATGCATACTTTGACAACAAGGTCAATCACAAAAAAATAGATCAGTTAAACTTTACAGGTTACTTCAGCAACAGTGGCGGAAATGACTTAAGCAATATGGAATTTGCCTTACAAGACTTTACTGCCAGACCGGAAGCTGGAACTTTTAAAGCCAATTTGAAAGTTAAAAACTTTGAATCACCCAATATTGAAATGAGTTTAGATTCAGATTTTGATTTGGACTTCCTGGCAAAATTCATCAATGAAACCAGTTTCGAAAACTTATCAGGTAAAGTGAATCTACACATGAAGTTTCATGATATTATTGATTTATCCAGACCTGAAAGGAGTATTGAAAAAATGAATGAAGCCTATTATTCTGAAATCAACATTTCCAACTTGGCATTTAGATCATCAGCTTTTCATCTTCCTCTCAAAAAATTAGACACAAAAATTATAGTTGAAGGAAATCAAGCTGCTATTGAGCATTTTGATTTGGCTGTTGGAAGCTCAGATTTGAGTATTGTAGGGCACATTTCAGATTTGCCCGCAATTATTCATCATACAGACGATAAAGTAATTTCTGATTTGACCATTAAATCTGATACATTAAACATTCGTCAATTAACCAAAAAAGATGCAAAGGATGAAGACTTTGTAGATGAAGTGATTGATGATTTAAGTATGAATTTTAAATTCATTAGTTCTGCTAAAGCATTTACTGAGTCCCCTAACCTACCTGTTGGGGAGTTTTTTATTGAAAATTTATACGCTAAACTAGAACATTACCCTCATACTTTCCATGATTTTCATTGTGACTTCTTTATTGAAGACAGTAGCTTTAAAGTCATTGATTTTTCCGGTATGATTGACAAAACAGACTTTCATTTCAATGGTAAACTCTTACAATATGAAAGATGGCTGCAAAAACATCCAAAAGGTGATACAGAGATAGAATTTGATCTTACGTCTTCTCATTTGGAATTGAAAGATCTCTTTTCATATAAAGGAGAAAATTATGTGCCAGAAGATTACAGACACGAAGAGTTGTCCAACATGAAATTACATGGTGATGTACTAATTCACTTTAATGACGGCTTTAAATCTGCAGATTTTTACTTTGATCATGTAGCTGCGAAAATGAAAATGCATCCAATGAAATTTGAGAATTTTAATGGGCGTCTGCACTTTGAGGATGAACACCTGATGATTCAGGAAATGAGTGGAAAAATTGGAAGAAGTGAATTTACAGTGGATTTAAACTACTATTTAGGAGATGACGAAAGCATTAAAAAACGAGACAATCATTTCGGAATCAAAGCAAAACGACTCGATTTTGATGAACTTTTCAATTACAACAAATCTCCTTCTCAATTAGCTGAAAAGCCTGAAGATCATGAAAATGTATTTAACATCTATGAATTGCCTTTTACAGATATGACCATTGATTTAGATATTGATGACTTGAATTATCACAGGTATTTATTTCACAATTTACATGCTAGACTTCGAACAAATCCTGAGCATTACATCTATGTAGATACTTTAAAAACAGATGCTGCAGGAGGAACTATTTATCTATCCGGCTACTTTAATGGTTCAGACAAAGAGAAGATTTACTTCAGTCCTAAAATGAAATTGAAAGGCGTTGACCTGGACAAATTGCTATTCAAGTTTGAAAATTTTGGGCAGGATCACCTGGTATCAGAGAATCTTCATGGTAAAATCACAGCAGATATCACTGGTAAAATTCACATGCATGCTGATATGATTCCAATATTGGATGATTCAGAGATTCATATGGATGTTTTGATTGTGAATGGGAGATTGGTGAATTATAAAACGCTGGAAACACTTACTCCCTATTTTGGAGATAAGAACTTGGATAATGTATTGTTTGATACATTGCAAAACCATTTTGATTACACAAATGGTATAATCAATATTCCAAATATGACCATCAATTCATCTTTAGGCTTTATGCAAATTGCAGGTACTCAAGACATGGACATGAATATGGAATATTATGTGCGAGTTCCTTTGAGTTTGGTTGCAAAAGCTGGCTGGAAAGGACTTTTTGGTAAAAATGAAGAAGAAGTAGATAAAGATCAGGTAGATGAAATTGAGTACTTGGATCCTGAGAAAAAAGTGGCTTTCATCAACATTAAGATCATTGGAAATATAGATGATTATCAAGTAAAAATTGGCAAGGACAAAAGGAACAAAAATTAA
- the lpdA gene encoding dihydrolipoyl dehydrogenase, which produces MSYDIIVVGSGPGGYVAAIRASQLGLKTAVVEKAELGGICLNWGCIPTKALLKSANVFDYINHAEDYGIKVKDASADFGAIVTRSRGVADKMSKGVQFLMKKNKIDVLAGTGKVKPGKKVDVTDDKGKTTEYSASKGIILATGARSRVLPSLPQDGKKIIGYREALVLDKLPKSMVVVGSGAIGVEFAYFYKSMGVDVTIVEYMPTIVPVEDEEVSKQLERSFKKQGINIMVGSSVESVDTKGKNCKVKVKTKKGEETLECDIVLSAVGIETNLEGIGLEEVGIATDKGKVLVNDYYQTNIPGYYAIGDITAGPALAHVASAEGIICVEKIAGMHVEPLDYGNIPGCTYCSPEVASVGMTEAQAKEAGYEIKVGKFPFSASGKASASGANDGFIKLIFDAKYGELLGGHMIGMNVTEMIAEIVAIRKLETTGHELIKTVHPHPTLSEAVMEAAAAAYDEVIHL; this is translated from the coding sequence ATGTCATACGATATTATTGTAGTAGGTAGCGGTCCTGGAGGATATGTAGCTGCCATCAGAGCTTCACAATTAGGTTTAAAAACAGCTGTTGTTGAAAAAGCAGAATTGGGAGGGATTTGTTTGAATTGGGGATGTATTCCTACAAAGGCTTTATTGAAAAGTGCCAATGTATTTGATTACATCAATCATGCAGAAGACTATGGTATTAAAGTAAAAGATGCTAGTGCAGATTTTGGAGCTATTGTTACAAGAAGTAGAGGAGTAGCCGATAAAATGTCAAAGGGTGTTCAATTTTTAATGAAGAAAAATAAAATTGATGTTTTGGCAGGAACAGGTAAAGTAAAGCCTGGTAAAAAAGTTGACGTAACTGATGATAAAGGTAAAACTACAGAGTACAGTGCATCTAAAGGAATTATTTTAGCTACTGGAGCTCGTTCAAGAGTATTGCCTTCATTGCCACAAGATGGTAAAAAGATTATTGGATACCGTGAAGCTTTGGTTTTAGACAAATTGCCAAAATCAATGGTAGTTGTTGGATCAGGAGCTATTGGAGTTGAGTTTGCTTATTTCTATAAATCAATGGGTGTAGATGTGACTATCGTTGAGTACATGCCTACAATTGTTCCTGTTGAGGATGAAGAAGTATCAAAACAATTAGAAAGATCATTCAAAAAACAAGGAATTAACATCATGGTTGGTTCTTCTGTTGAATCTGTAGATACAAAAGGAAAGAATTGCAAAGTAAAAGTTAAAACCAAAAAAGGTGAAGAAACTTTAGAGTGTGATATAGTACTTTCTGCCGTTGGTATTGAAACCAACCTTGAAGGAATTGGATTAGAAGAAGTAGGAATCGCTACAGACAAAGGAAAAGTATTGGTAAATGATTATTACCAAACAAATATCCCAGGATATTACGCTATTGGAGATATTACAGCAGGTCCTGCTTTGGCACACGTTGCTTCGGCTGAAGGAATTATTTGCGTTGAGAAAATTGCAGGAATGCATGTTGAGCCGTTAGACTACGGAAACATCCCGGGATGTACTTATTGTTCACCTGAAGTTGCATCTGTAGGAATGACAGAAGCTCAAGCAAAAGAAGCTGGATACGAAATTAAAGTTGGTAAATTCCCATTCTCAGCTTCAGGAAAAGCATCTGCTTCTGGAGCAAATGACGGATTTATTAAGTTGATTTTTGACGCTAAATATGGCGAGTTACTTGGAGGACACATGATTGGAATGAATGTAACTGAAATGATTGCGGAGATTGTTGCAATCAGAAAGTTAGAAACTACCGGTCATGAGTTAATCAAAACTGTTCACCCACATCCGACATTGTCTGAGGCAGTGATGGAAGCGGCGGCTGCAGCATATGATGAAGTAATTCATTTGTAA